Proteins encoded by one window of Etheostoma cragini isolate CJK2018 unplaced genomic scaffold, CSU_Ecrag_1.0 ScbMSFa_2329, whole genome shotgun sequence:
- the LOC117940376 gene encoding plexin A3-like produces TKLWHLVKNHEHSDQREGDRGSKMVSEIYLTRLLATKGTLQKFVDDLFETVFSTAHRGSALPLAIKYMFDFLDEQADKRQISDPDVRHTWKSNCLPLRFWVNVIKNPQFVFDIHKSSITDACLSVVAQTFMDSCSTSEHRLGKDSPSNKLLYAKDIPNYKSWVER; encoded by the exons ggaCGAAGCTGTGGCACCTGGTGAAGAACCACGAGCACAGTGATCAGCGAGAAGGGGACCGAGGCAGCAAGATGGTTTCTGAGATCTACCTGACCAGACTGCTCGCCACCAAG GGGACGCTGCAGAAGTTCGTGGACGACCTGTTCGAGACGGTGTTCAGCACCGCCCACCGGGGCTCTGCCCTCCCATTGGCTATCAAATACATGTTCGACTTCCTGGACGAGCAGGCCGACAAACGGCAGATCAGCGACCCGGACGTCCGACACACCTGGAAGAGCAACTG CCTTCCTCTCAGGTTCTGGGTGAACGTCATAAAGAATCCTCAGTTTGTGTTCGACATCCACAAGAGCAGCATCACGGACGCCTGCCTGTCGGTCGTCGCTCAGACCTTCATGGACTCCTGCTCGACGTCCGAACACCGGCTCGGGAAAGACTCTCCGTCCAACAAGCTGCTCTACGCTAAAGACATCCCCAACTACAAGAGCTGGGTGGAGAggtag